The Arthrobacter sp. D5-1 genome segment CATCGACCGCGACATCGACAAACTGATGCACCGCACCGAGAAGCGCCCCTTGGTCACGGGTGAGGTCACGCCGCGCGAGGCCCTGGTCTTCGCCTGGATCCTGGGTGCAGCGTCAATCGCCATCCTGTGGTTCGGCGCCAATCCTCTGTCCGCCTGGCTCGGGCTCGGTGCCATCGTCTTTTATGTGGTTATTTACACCATGATCCTGAAGCGCCGCACGGCCCAGAATATTGTGTGGGGCGGAGCGGCCGGATGCTTCCCCGTGCTGATCGCCTGGGCCGCTGTCACCAATACGGTGGAGTGGCCGGCAATCGTGCTCTTCATGGTGATCTTCCTGTGGACGCCCCCGCACTACTGGCCCCTGTCCATGCGCTACGGCGAGGATTACCGCAACGCCAAGGTGCCCATGCTCGGTGCCATCGCCGGCGCCAAGGTGGTATCGGTACAAGTTGTCCTCTATGCCTGGGCCATGGTTGCCTGTTCACTCTTGATGGTTCCCGTTGGAGGTGCCGGCTGGGTTTACACGATCGTCGCCGTTGCCGCCGGTGCTTGGTTCCTCTACGAGAGCCACGCTCTGTACAAGCGCGCACAGGGTGGCGACGTCTCCAACAAGGGCGCCATGAAGGTCTTCCACGGATCCATCAGCTACCTGACGCTGCTCTTCATCGCACTGGCCGTTGACCCCTTCATTGGCTCAGCGATCGTCGGCGGCTAAGTTTCGCGCTTCGTCAGGAAACAACGTTCGACGCCGGTGCCCGCCAGAGTGCCGGCGTCGCGCTTTTCCCTCACGCCACCTGACGCTCGCCCACATCCCAAGCCCTTGATCCCAACGCTCGCTCACATCCCAAAAGACGCAACCAAGTGAGCCAACGGGGGAGGCGCCTT includes the following:
- a CDS encoding heme o synthase, with the protein product MTAAVSTTDTPLNASPARGSIGISRKFKAYLALTKPRVIELLLVSTLPTMIFAQRGFPFIGLILATLVGGAFAAGSAGVFNCYIDRDIDKLMHRTEKRPLVTGEVTPREALVFAWILGAASIAILWFGANPLSAWLGLGAIVFYVVIYTMILKRRTAQNIVWGGAAGCFPVLIAWAAVTNTVEWPAIVLFMVIFLWTPPHYWPLSMRYGEDYRNAKVPMLGAIAGAKVVSVQVVLYAWAMVACSLLMVPVGGAGWVYTIVAVAAGAWFLYESHALYKRAQGGDVSNKGAMKVFHGSISYLTLLFIALAVDPFIGSAIVGG